The window ACTGCCGCCCCCCTGCCCTGGCCGCCAAGACTCTGCCTTCTTTATAAGTGGGAGGTGGCGGTCAGGGCAGGTATGGCGAATCGACGGCGCCGACCTACATTCAGGACGGAAGGGGCCCGGTCCTACAGCGTGAAACAGGCGGCTCGACACGGTGACTCCCAGTTCGCCATCAATTGGGAGATCTATCATTCGCCTGGGATCGACCGTCACTACACGGCGACCACTCTCAGTCGTGCCGAAACGGTGGTTCTGCTGCGATATCAACCCCGCTTTGCTGATCGCGATGTCCTCGATCTCGGAGTCGGAACCGGCAGGACCATTGCCTACCTGAAACCGCTGGCACGACGCTATGTCTGTCTCGATTACTCCCGTCCGATGGTCGATCACGTTCGCAGCAATCACCCTGATGTGGACGTCCGATGGGCCGACATGCGCGATCTGTCGCCGTGGCGCGCGGACGCCTTCGACTTTGTCTTCGCCACCAGCAACGTGCTGGATGCGGTGTCTCACCGCGACCGCTTGAAGGTGCTCAGTGAAGTTCGTCGCGTGCTCACCGCCGACGGCGTTTTCGTCTTCTCTTCCCACAATCGTGCCTTTCGCCAGGCTGGGCGCGGCCCCCAGATGGAATACTCGCGCAATCCGATCACGCAGGTTCTCCTGGTGGGACGCTATTTGCGCTGCTGGGCCAACCACCGGCGAACCGTGGAGGGTTGTTGTCAGAGGGACGACTACGCTCTATTTGATGATCCGGGACACGACTTCGGACTGATTCATTACTACATAACCAGCGCACATCAGACCGCGCAGCTTGATGCCGCCGGGTTTCAGCTGCTTGATGTGGTCGACGGCGAAGGCCGCAGCATTCGCGCCGGTGAGGACGGCTCGGCCAGCCCCAGCCTGATGTACGTCGCCCGTCGGAGATGAACGGTCTGGCCGGGCGCGCCTGATCCGCCGTTCAAACTGATCAGGCGGATTTCTCGTTCACCTGCGCCCGCAGCTTCCAGACCAGGGTCAGCGCCTCGAAGAAGATCGATCCGGCCATCTTGGAGTTGCCGACCCGCCGATCGATGAAACGGATCGGAAGCTCGACGACGCGCAGGCCGGCTTGCACCGTCCGGTAGGTCATCTCGATCTGAAACCCATAGCCCTTGGCGCTGATCGAATCCAGATCCAGCCGCGCCAGCGTCGGCAGCTTCCAGGCCTTGAAACCGGCGGTCAGATCGCGCACGCCGATGCCCAGCACCATGCGCGCATAAAATCCCCCGCCCCGGCTGATGAGCTGCCGACCGAGGCCCCAGTTCTGCGTGCCGCCACCCGACACATACCGAGAGCCAATGGCCAGGTCGGCGCCGTGGTCCAGGGTGGTCAGCAGGCGCGGCACGTCCTTCGGATCGTGCGAGAAATCAGCGTCCATCTGCACCACCCGCCGCCAGCGCCCGCCCGGCGCCAGCGCCAGTCGAAACGCCGCCAGGTACGCGGCCCCCAGACCCTCCTTCCCGGCGCGGTGGAGAACCTGCACCTGGGCGTCGCGCGCCGCCAGCTCATCGGCCAGGGCGCCGGTGCCGTCGGGCGAGTTGTCGTCGACCACCAGCACCGTCGCTGCCGGCACCACCGCCCGCACGGCGGGGACGATGGCGGGCAAGCACTCGCGCTCGTTGTAGGTGGGGATGACGATCAGCGTGTCGGCAGACATGAGGACGTGCAGGGGTTTATACACGACAGCGGCGCAGGGCGATCCGCGATGTGCAGCGGCGGTGACCAACGGTCGATCGCGACGTCGCGCCAACGGGCGCATTGCGGCACCAAATGGTCAAGGTATTCGCGACATCGGTCGATGTCCCCTTTCGTGGGAAATCTGCCTCAGGGCGCCAGCGTTGCGCTGGTCGGCGAGGGTCGGTCGAATCTCGATGACACTGCCTCCGCTGCCGCCGCCGCTGCTGCTCGCTTGGCATCCGAGCGCGAACGTTTCGGCCGCATGGTCGGACGCTCGCACGCCATGCAGAGCGTGTTCGACGTTCTGGGCAAGGCTTCGTACAGCGACGCAACCATCTTGCTGGAAGGTGAGACCGGCACCGGCAAGGAGGTCTCGGCCGAGGCCATCCACCGCGGCAGCCGCCGACGCGACAAACCGTTTCTGGTGGTCGATTGCGGCGCCATGCCGCCGCAGCTTCTGGAAAGCGAGCTCTTCGGTCACGAGCGCGGCGCCTTCACCGGCGCGGTGGTCGCCCGTCAGGGCGTCTTCGAGGCGGCCAGCGGGGGCACGGTGTTCCTCGACGAGATCGGCGAGCTTTCCATCGAGCTGCAGCCCAAGCTGCTGCGCGTGCTGGAGCGGCGCGAGGTCCGGCGCGTCGGCACCAACAACTACGTTCCGGTCAACGTCCGCCTGATCGCCGCCACCAATCGCAGCCTGCGCGACCAGGTCGGCGCCGGCAAGTTCCGTTCGGATCTCTACTACCGCCTGGCGGTCGTCGAGCTGAAGCTGCCGCCGCTGCGCGAGCGCGCCACCGACTTGCCCCTGCTGGTCGAACACGTCACCCGCAACCTCGGCCCCATCGACGAGCAGACGGCGACGGTGATTCGTTCCGATGAATTTCTTTCGGCGCTGACCCACCACAGCTGGCCGGGCAACATCCGCGAGCTGCGCAACTATCTGGAACGCTGCGTGGCCCTGCGCGATTTTTCGCCGCCACAATCGTTCGACGCCCCGAGGTCCGTGACCAGCCCGGAGGCGGCGGTGAACATCGGCCAGTCGCTGCGCGAAGCGCGCGAAGGCTGGGTCAGCACGTTCGAGAAACGTTACCTGGAACAATTGCTGCGGGTGCACGAAAACCGGGTCAGCGCCGCCGCCCGCGCCGCCGGGGTGGACCGCATTTATTTCTACCGCTTGCTGTGGAAGCACGGCCTGCGCACGCGTGAGTCCACCGTCCGCGACAACGAAGAGCATCCCGCCTAGGGCCGCCGATGCCGGCGCTCCCTCTCCCGCTTCCTGAAGCGACGCCGGCCCCGGCCCAGACAGTAAGCCCCGCGTCGGCGGGCGAGATTGTCTCAGCCGATCCCACCAAGACCGCCGCCGTCGGTCCGCGCGAGGCCACGGTGCGGGCCATCATCGTGGGCAGCGGGATCGGCGTGGTGCTGGCCGCCGGCAACGTCTACATGGGACTGAAGACCGCGTTCATCGACGGAGGCAGCATCACCGCGGCGCTGCTCAGCTTCACGCTCTTCAGCACGTTCAAGCAGCTCTCGCGCCACCGGCCTTACACGGCGCTGGAGAACAACATCACCCAGACCACCGCTTCGTCGGCGGCGATCATGGCGTTCGTGGTCGGCGTCAGCGCGCCCATCCCGGCGCTGTCGCTGATGGGCCGGCAATTTCCGGCCTGGGCTTTGTGCGCGTGGGGCATCGGCGTCGCGCTGATGGGGATCCTCATCGCGGCGATGCTGCGGCGCAAGCTGGTGATCGTCGAAGGGCTGCCGTTTCCCACCGGCGCCGCCACCGCCGAGGTCATCGAGACCATGTACGTCGGTCGCGAGACGGCGCTGCTGCGCGCGCGATTGCTGTTGCTGTCCGCGTTGATCGGCGCCGGCGTGACCTGGTTTCGCGACGGCCATCCGGCGATCATTCCGGGCGCCACCATGCTGCCGGGTACGATCCTGGGCATCTCGGCGGCCAGCCTGACGCTGGGGATCAACTGGAGCCCGCTGATGGCGTCGACGGGCATGTTCATCGGCCTGCGCAACGCGCTCAGCTTGGGATTGGGAGCGATCATCACCTGGGCGCTGATCGCGCCGCGCCTGGTGGCGGCGGGGATCATCCAGGGCGGCGGCTACGGCGCGTTCGTTTCGTGGCTGGTGTGGCCGGGCCTGGGGTTGATGACGTCCAGCACGCTGTTGCCGCTGCTCATGGGGTGGCGATCGATCGGCCGTTCTCTCCGCGATCTTCCCCAGCTGGTGCGGCGGCCGTTGTCCAGCGGCGCCTCGTCCATCGGCTGGTTTCCGATGCGCAACCTGGTGCTGGTGGTCAGCGTCGGCGCGGTCATCGCCATCAGTCAGTCGGTCTTTCACATTCACCCGGCAGCCACCGTGGCGGGCGTGCTGCTGTCGGTGATCCTGGCCGGCGTCTGCAGCCGCGCCGCCGGCGAGACGGACATCGCCCCCATCGGCAACGCCGGCACAGTGACGCAACTTCTGTTCGCCGGTTTTGGCCCGGTGGTGTCCATCATGTCGGGAGCGATCGCCTCGGGCAGCAGCAGCCAGGCGGCGCAGACGCTGTGGGCGCTGAAGGCCGGGCATCGACTGAAGGCGTCGCCGCGCGCGCAGATCATCGGGCAGATGATCGGCGCCGTGGTGGGCGGCCTGGTGGTGGTGCCGGTGTACTTGATCATAGTCAAGACATACGGCATCGGCACCGAGTCCATGCCCGCCACGTCGGCGATTTCGTGGAAGGCCACCGCCGAAGCGGTGCGCGGTGGCCTGGCGGCGATGCCCCCTTACGGTCCAGCGGCGGGCGGGCTGGGGATCGCGCTCGGCGTGTTGATGTGCCTGTGCGCGCCCACGCGGGCCGGGCGGTTCCTGCCTTCGCCGATGGTCATGGGCATCGCCATGTTGATGCCGGCGTCGCTGTCGATCGCCGCGGTGCTGGGCGCGCTGGTTCTGGCGGCCGTGCGCAAGGCGCGGCCCGACGTGGACGACAACACCGTCGCCGCGGTGGCGGCGGGTGGGATGGCGGGCGAGTCAATCATGGGCGTCATCATCGCTGCATTGATCGCCAGCGGGCTGTTCTAGCGGTTTGTTTGTTTGTTTGTTTTGATATTGCGGCGTCCGCCGGCTTCGCATGGTCGGGGTCCGCGATAGCGCAGCCGGCGCGCGCATCACGCGACGCGACTCGTGCGCGTCAGCCGTCGCTGCCCGACGCGGTGACGTGGACGCCGTCGACGTTGTCGCGTGGCGCCCAGCTGCCGATGGAAATGATCTCGCCGCCGACGATCTCGCGGCCGCCCGGCGCCTCGGCGGAATCCCTCACGGCGGCGGCGTCGACGTGGAAGGCGACGTTGACGTGGATGTCGGTGTGCGCGGTCGGGCGGCCGGCCAATTCGCCGGCCAGTGCAGTGGCGATGGCCAACATCTCGTCCGATTCCTGGCGTGACTGGGCGGTGTCGGCGGACAGCACCTTGGCGCCGATGATGGCGTTGCCGGTCTGCAGCGGCAGCAGCAAGCCGGCGGCGCGAAAGCTTTGCTCGGCGGCGTCCAGCACGGCCGAGCTGTCGTCCAGGATCTCGTCGCTGTCGGCGTCGGCGGACTCGCTCATGCGAACCTCGACGTAGATGGCAGCGGCGCGGGCGCGGGTCTCGGCGACGGCTGACTTGGTTCCCACGGCGTCTTCCAGCGCCTGGAAAAAAGCCTTCACGGTGGGGAACCGCCGATCTGGGTTCTTGTCCATGGCGCGCAGGACGACGCCGTCCAGCGCGGGCGGAACACGGGCGGCGTGGCTCGGACGCGGCGGCGGCGACTCCAGGTGCTGGCGCTCGATGTCGGTCATGGTCTCGGCGCGGAACGGGTACTGCCCGGTCAGCAAGTGATACGTCACCACGCCCAGCGCATAGATATCCGTGCGGGGATCGACGCCGTCGCCGCGAATCTGTTCTGGCGCCATGGTGTACGACGTGCCGAGACGCGTGCCCACCATGGTCAGGCCGGCCTCGGCGTTCTCCGGCTGCATCAGCTTGGCGATGCCGAAGTCCAGCAGCTTCACCTCGCGTTTGCCATTGTTGTTCACGATGTGGATGTTGCTGGCCTTGAGATCGCGGTGGACGATCCCTTGCGCGTGCGCCGCTTCCAGCGCCGAGCAGACGGGCCCCAAGATCTGCAGCACCTCCTCGGGAGGAAACCGCCCGCGCTCGGTCAGGAGCTTGCGCAGGTCGTGGCCTTCCAGAAGCTCCATCACGTAGAACGGACGGCCGTCTGGCAGCTCGCCGAATTCATAAATGTCTACGATGCTGGGGTGCTTGATCATGTTGACGGCCAGCGCTTCGCGCAGGAAGCGGGCCACCATCTGCGGCGAAGCCGCCAGCTCGCGGCGCAGGATCTTCACCGCCGCCTTGCGCCCCAGTAACTTGTGCCGGGCCTCGTAAACCGTGCCGCCGCCGCCCGAAGCCAGCTCGCGCGTCAGGAGGTACGCGCCGGCGGCCGTGCCTGGGCGCATCGCATCCGGATCGGCCACCGCCGACGTCGGCGCCGCCGCAGGCGACTGGTGGGGCCCAAGGGCCCTGGTCTTATCGTAGTCTTCCACTTTTGGTAGCACCGATATCCCCGTGCGATAACCCTCTTCGCATCCCGCATCGGTTGCTTGCGGCAAGAGGTTTAGAACAACACGGATGATCGATTCTCATTGTCATCTCGATTTCGCCGAATACGGTGAAGACCGCCCTCAGGTGTTGGCCCGGGCACGTGCTTCCGGGGTTGCCGCCATGATCTGCATCGGGTCTGGCGGAGACATGACGTTCGCCCGGAACGCTACCCTACTTGCCGCCGCGGAGACAGATATCTACGCCGCTGTGGGCATTCACCCGCACGACGTGGCTCGCATGGCGGAAGACCACTGGACCGAACTGGCCGAACTGGCGCGTCGCCCGCGGGTTGTAGGGATTGGTGAGACAGGCCTCGACTATTACTACAACCACTCGCCGCACGATGTTCAGCGGACGGCTTACCGGCGGTTCATCGCCCTGGCGCGCGAGGTCGGTTTGCCCATCGTCTCGCACATCCGCGACGCCCACCTCGACGCAGCCGAGATTCTGGCCGCCGAGAACGCCGCCGCGGTGGGCGGGGTCATTCATTGCTTCACCGGCGGCGTCGACGACGCCCGCCGCTACCTGGACCTCGGCCATCACCTGTCTTTCTCGGGCATCCTCACCTTCAAGACCGCCGCTCCCATTCGCGAGGCGGCGGCCTTCGCCCCGGTCGATCGCATCTTGATCGAAACCGACGCGCCCTATCTCGCGCCCGTCCCCCACCGCGGCAAGCGCAACGAGCCTTCGTTCATCGGCAAGACCTTGGAGGTCCTGGCCGCCGTGCGCAACGCGAGCGTCGAGGCGATGGACCAGGCGACCACGGAAAATACCCGGCGTCTGTTCAAACTGCCGGTTTGATTTCGCAGCCGCCGGCGGCATACTCGCCTGCTAGCCGTGATCTCCTCTGCGACAGTTCGGGTTCGCCTTCGTTACGGGGATCTGGAGACCTTCGTGCAGCGGTTCGCTCCCAACGTCACGCGGGGCGGGATTTTTCTGGCCACGCGCGCGCCGCGCCCCGTGGGCGAGGAGTTCGCCTTCGAGGTGCAGCTGTCCACCGGCCAGCTGGCTTTGGCCGGCGAGGGCAAGGTCATCTGGGTCAAGGAGTTCGATCCTTCGGCGCCGCAGCGGCCTCACGGCATGGGCGTGCAGTTCATCCACATCGATTCCACCACGCGTGGCA of the Polyangia bacterium genome contains:
- a CDS encoding sigma-54 dependent transcriptional regulator, with translation MGNLPQGASVALVGEGRSNLDDTASAAAAAAARLASERERFGRMVGRSHAMQSVFDVLGKASYSDATILLEGETGTGKEVSAEAIHRGSRRRDKPFLVVDCGAMPPQLLESELFGHERGAFTGAVVARQGVFEAASGGTVFLDEIGELSIELQPKLLRVLERREVRRVGTNNYVPVNVRLIAATNRSLRDQVGAGKFRSDLYYRLAVVELKLPPLRERATDLPLLVEHVTRNLGPIDEQTATVIRSDEFLSALTHHSWPGNIRELRNYLERCVALRDFSPPQSFDAPRSVTSPEAAVNIGQSLREAREGWVSTFEKRYLEQLLRVHENRVSAAARAAGVDRIYFYRLLWKHGLRTRESTVRDNEEHPA
- a CDS encoding polyprenol monophosphomannose synthase is translated as MSADTLIVIPTYNERECLPAIVPAVRAVVPAATVLVVDDNSPDGTGALADELAARDAQVQVLHRAGKEGLGAAYLAAFRLALAPGGRWRRVVQMDADFSHDPKDVPRLLTTLDHGADLAIGSRYVSGGGTQNWGLGRQLISRGGGFYARMVLGIGVRDLTAGFKAWKLPTLARLDLDSISAKGYGFQIEMTYRTVQAGLRVVELPIRFIDRRVGNSKMAGSIFFEALTLVWKLRAQVNEKSA
- a CDS encoding serine/threonine-protein kinase, which produces MEDYDKTRALGPHQSPAAAPTSAVADPDAMRPGTAAGAYLLTRELASGGGGTVYEARHKLLGRKAAVKILRRELAASPQMVARFLREALAVNMIKHPSIVDIYEFGELPDGRPFYVMELLEGHDLRKLLTERGRFPPEEVLQILGPVCSALEAAHAQGIVHRDLKASNIHIVNNNGKREVKLLDFGIAKLMQPENAEAGLTMVGTRLGTSYTMAPEQIRGDGVDPRTDIYALGVVTYHLLTGQYPFRAETMTDIERQHLESPPPRPSHAARVPPALDGVVLRAMDKNPDRRFPTVKAFFQALEDAVGTKSAVAETRARAAAIYVEVRMSESADADSDEILDDSSAVLDAAEQSFRAAGLLLPLQTGNAIIGAKVLSADTAQSRQESDEMLAIATALAGELAGRPTAHTDIHVNVAFHVDAAAVRDSAEAPGGREIVGGEIISIGSWAPRDNVDGVHVTASGSDG
- a CDS encoding OPT family oligopeptide transporter → MPALPLPLPEATPAPAQTVSPASAGEIVSADPTKTAAVGPREATVRAIIVGSGIGVVLAAGNVYMGLKTAFIDGGSITAALLSFTLFSTFKQLSRHRPYTALENNITQTTASSAAIMAFVVGVSAPIPALSLMGRQFPAWALCAWGIGVALMGILIAAMLRRKLVIVEGLPFPTGAATAEVIETMYVGRETALLRARLLLLSALIGAGVTWFRDGHPAIIPGATMLPGTILGISAASLTLGINWSPLMASTGMFIGLRNALSLGLGAIITWALIAPRLVAAGIIQGGGYGAFVSWLVWPGLGLMTSSTLLPLLMGWRSIGRSLRDLPQLVRRPLSSGASSIGWFPMRNLVLVVSVGAVIAISQSVFHIHPAATVAGVLLSVILAGVCSRAAGETDIAPIGNAGTVTQLLFAGFGPVVSIMSGAIASGSSSQAAQTLWALKAGHRLKASPRAQIIGQMIGAVVGGLVVVPVYLIIVKTYGIGTESMPATSAISWKATAEAVRGGLAAMPPYGPAAGGLGIALGVLMCLCAPTRAGRFLPSPMVMGIAMLMPASLSIAAVLGALVLAAVRKARPDVDDNTVAAVAAGGMAGESIMGVIIAALIASGLF
- a CDS encoding class I SAM-dependent methyltransferase codes for the protein MKQAARHGDSQFAINWEIYHSPGIDRHYTATTLSRAETVVLLRYQPRFADRDVLDLGVGTGRTIAYLKPLARRYVCLDYSRPMVDHVRSNHPDVDVRWADMRDLSPWRADAFDFVFATSNVLDAVSHRDRLKVLSEVRRVLTADGVFVFSSHNRAFRQAGRGPQMEYSRNPITQVLLVGRYLRCWANHRRTVEGCCQRDDYALFDDPGHDFGLIHYYITSAHQTAQLDAAGFQLLDVVDGEGRSIRAGEDGSASPSLMYVARRR
- a CDS encoding TatD family hydrolase; its protein translation is MIDSHCHLDFAEYGEDRPQVLARARASGVAAMICIGSGGDMTFARNATLLAAAETDIYAAVGIHPHDVARMAEDHWTELAELARRPRVVGIGETGLDYYYNHSPHDVQRTAYRRFIALAREVGLPIVSHIRDAHLDAAEILAAENAAAVGGVIHCFTGGVDDARRYLDLGHHLSFSGILTFKTAAPIREAAAFAPVDRILIETDAPYLAPVPHRGKRNEPSFIGKTLEVLAAVRNASVEAMDQATTENTRRLFKLPV